Sequence from the bacterium genome:
TCTCGCTGGGCGGGGGTTACATGCTGCGTTCACTCCTATCGCTTTGCGTGGCGAAGTGCTCGAACGCGAGATTTGGGAGAGCGCGATCGGCGATGGAGGGCCCGGCTTTGTTGTGTCTGGGGGTGACCAGATCGATTATTATCGACATGGCTGTCGTCACGATGACGCTCTACCAATTGTAATAAAGCATAGCAACTACGGAATTGGCCAACCAGTGCTGCCCGAAATTATTGAGGAATTCCGCCACCTAATGGAACTACGCCCTAACTTGGATCACACAGAATTCTACAGGCTGATGCCTGACGGAACCTTGGATCCAGCTGCTCTGGTATCTGAATCAAGCGTCAGAATACGCACCAAGTACCTTCGACAGTATCAGGCCGCCAGGCAGTTGGACCTTGTGCGCTACATTGACTCGAGAGTCTGGGAGATCGGAAATCACACTGCGGGCTTCACTGCGACATATGGCACTGATCTACGCGAGATCGTAGGACCAGACTATCGATTTCGCCTGTGGCCCTACTACGGTCAACCTCATCTCTTTCGCGACGCGACTGTGACCTTGCTCATGGGCAAGCGAGTCATCCCTGCACCTCCACGAGAAAAGGCGGGTATGTGGCCGTGGAATGAGCATGAAATAGAAGACTACCAGGACTTCAGCATCGGTGAAGATGAACTTGGAACGCCCATTACTCACACCTGCGATCCAGATTGTCTGGCGAACCATTTTGGCGCCAATCCTGGTGCTCCGCACTACCTGACGCCGGTATGGTTTCGTCCGGAGGTTCTGCAGAAGTACTATGCAGACTCCGAGAAATACGAAGTTACTGACGGGAACCTGTCGTGCGGCGCGCTCTGGAGCGTCCATATCGACAACGACAACAGCGACGGCTTCGTCATGGTTTGGTTGGGAGACCTAGGTGTGTAGTACGGGGAGGTTGTTCCCGATGGTGGAGGCTGGGGTGTTCCAGTTGAGCGCTCCGTGGGTTCGGTGGCAATTGTAGTAGTGGAGGAAGCCGCGGTAGGCGTCGGCGCGTTCGGTTTCGCTGGCCCAGGGGCGGATGTAGGCCCATTCTTCGAGGAGGGTGCGGTGGAAGCGTTCGACCTTGCCGTTGGTCTGGGGCCGGTAGGGGCGGGTCTTCTTGGGTTTGGCGCCGGTGCGCCGGCAGGCCCGGTGCCAGGCGCGGCTGCGGTAGCAGGGCCCGTTGTCGGTCAGGACGCGTTCGCAGCGGACGCCCCAGGCGGCGAACCAGCGCTCGGCGCGCCGCCAGAAGTCCGCGGCGGTCTGGGCGCGCTCGTCGTCGTGGATCTCGCTGTACACGAGGCGGCTGTGGTCGTCGAGGGCGCTGTGGAGGTAGCGGTAGCCGGCTTTGGCGCCGGGCGTGGGGGCGTTGCCTCGTCCGTGGTGCCGCCAGCCGCCGCCGGGGGGGATGCCCGGCAGCTTCTTGACGTCCACGTGGATCAGCTCACCAGGGGTTTCGCGCACATAGCGCTGCGCCTTCGCGGTGGCGCGGTCGCCCCGGTCGAGGCGCCCCAGGCCCGCCTCGTTGAGGATGTTCTGCACCGTCGAGGGCGCCAGGCCGGTCTTGTGGGCGATCCAGGCGGCGCCGCGGCGGCGCTGGGCGCGCAGTTCGGCCACCCTGGCGCGCACCTCCGGGGGTGTGCGCGTCGGCGAGGAGCGAGGCCGGCTGGAGCGATCCGCCAGGCCCCCGGGGCCCTCGGCGACGTAGCGGTCGCGCCACTTGCGCGCCGTCTTGGCGCTGACCTGGAACCGCTCCGCGGCCGCCGCGACCGGCCAACCCTCATCGAGCATCGCCGAGACCATCTCCCGGCGCTGGCGAACCGTGAGCCGCGCGTTGGCGTGCTGTCTAATCTGTGCCATGAGCCCTCCTTGCGAGCTTTGAGCAGTCACTTGCCCACAGCATCGCTCGGAGGGCTCACCCCAACGGGGACCCCTCGATCCCCTCAACCCAGGGACAACCTCCCCGGTTGTCACACCTAGGACGAGATATTCCGGCCAGAGAGCGTCACCACTGGAAGGCACACAACATCATCCTTCCTAGAGTCGGAAGTTCGACAGCGATCAAGCGGCAAATACTTGGACAATGGGCTGATCCGGAGTCACCAGCATTCGTGTTCAAGCAGAAGTATGCTCTGTTCCAAGACATGTGGAAGGAACAGTACAACTGGGATCTGTTTCGCGAACTCACAGGACCAAATTCACACGCATTCGAGCGGATTCGGACTCCATTAGGCGGCACGGACAAGGAATTCGAGGACATCCTCAAGGACCTACATCTCGTGCTAGTTGAATCCCTGAACTCGAAACAGCTCAAGATGATCGTATCTGGCGATACCAAGTCAACGAAGTCAATATCTCTACTAGAACGGTGGCTTGAAGAACTCAACTACCCGCCTCTTGCACTTGAACGTGACATCGGCTTCTTACGAACACTCAACGAAGTTCGCAGCCTCAGTTCGCATCTACGTAGCAGCGATCATGAGCAAAGACTCTGCGAGTTGGGAGTCACGGAAGACCGTATTGCCACGATAGATAGATACTTTCTACAGTCTATAGAGATGTTCAATGGCCTTCAGAGCTTCTTCAGCATAACTGATGGAAGTTAGTTGACTCTTCAGAGATTAGCCGGATTGTCCGGTCGGTTCAATTTGCGCAGGGCCGGTTGTTCCAGGTTAGGCCGCTGCTCTCGTCGAGCTTGGGTGGATTGTCAGGGTCCGCGCATGCTTCGTCGAGTTGATCTTGGGTCAAGCCGATAGGCGGGGACTTGCTGGTGGACTCGTTCTCGAGTGATCCGCTCAGGTCGGCGCCTGACAAGTTCACTCTGGTGAATCTGGCGTCGACCAGTTTGGTCGAGAACAGGTGCGCCTTCGACAGATTGGCATCCAGCAACTGCGAGTGCGATAAGTCGGTTTCCACTAGGAGGGCACTGGTCAAGTCGGCCTCGGGAAGATTGGCGCCCGACAAGTTCGCGCCTTGCAGATTACAGCCGCTCAAATTCGCGCTGAGCAATATTGAGTTTGAGAGTTTTGTTCCTATCAGAAGGGTCTGACTGCTGAAAATCGCGTTGTTCCGTTCGACGAAACTGCCCTTCCGGCTGGTTATCTCGGCAAGGTCGTCACCTCTGACGATCCAAGGACTGGAGAAATCGGTGTACTGCAGCTCGCACCGGGACAGATCGGCATGCATCAAGTCCGCCCCCCAAAATCTGCTGCCTCTCATGTCGATTCCCGAGAGATTGGAGTCGCGAAGCTCCAGCCTGACCAAGTTTGCTCGGCGGAGGTCCGGAACATAGCGGGCATCGGACTCAATCTTGGTGTGTTGGTCTGTGCGGCTGCCGATGACCTCCATCGCAGCCTGGACATCCGGGTGCAGAGGTTGACCGCAGGGGTCACTGCGCGGTACGGAGCCCTCGTCGGTTTCGTGAGGAGGGAATCTCACGAACGCGCATAGCATCCTCATCGTCCTCACGTGGAACTGGTCGAGGTCGTGCCTCGTGAGGTTCTGCAGTTCGTAGATGGCGCCCAAGCGGGCGGACATGCTGTCGCTGCTCAGCCGTTCGCTTGCACTGGCGTACTGGTTGTGCCGTCTCTCCTCACGGTCTCTGTGCTCTGTATACGACAGCGTCTTATAGTTGAGATCGAGGGCGTCACGGGCTGTTCGAAGGTTGTCCCGCGATGTGCGCGCCTCGCGCTCCGCGACCTTGATACGCCTCAACGTGAGGTAGATCGCGACAAGCGGCAGGAAGATCAGGCTGAAGTTCCGAAGCGTCGCTCCGTTCGACTCGCCCCCGTTCGTGTGCCCTAGCCAATCCCAGACCGACAGGTGCCAATCCCAATAGGCGCTCCCCACAGCGAGGACGACGAGAACGGCCGAGAACAGGTACCTCTCCCGGAATCTACGTATCGAGTTCCGCATGGCCTCTACCGGCACTCTCCGCCGAGAAGTTCGTACTTCTTGCGAGCCTTGCCCGACGAGTCCCACGCTTTCCGATAGGCATCGGACGCCTTATGAGGATCAGCCTTGAACGCTGACAGCCAGCCATCCTGAATCCGGACGACGTCCGGCTCGTGGAACTGCCCGCCGCAGAATCCACAGACGTACCGCATAGAACCGAACGGCGAGATGGGCAGCGCTCCGACCGCTAGGTCGCCGGTTTCAGGCCATATGCCATCCTCGCGCTCCGCGAAACCGACTGTGACATATGGGGGCCAATGCAGTTCGAGGCTTCGGCGCGCCGTATAGGCCGACCAAATCGCGAGGACCGCTACAGGAATACTCACAATGCCCAGCGCCGACGCCAGTGTGCTCATTAGTCCTCCAGCGAGATCTACGCCACCCGCAATCCGTCAGACCCGATCGCGCGGCGGAAACGGATCGTTGGCGGGTGGGATCGTGTCCGAGTCGCGGATCCTGTTGTCGCGGCCGTGGATCACCAACTCGCCACCACCGTCGTTCTTCAGGATCTCTCGTGCCCGGTCGATCGCCGCGCTCTGCGTGGGCTCCACGGCGCTGGCCCGGGACGCATGTGGCTTGATCACCTGCCAGTCGCCGTCAGGACGCCGAGTGACGTGTCTCTGGTTTCGGTTGCTCATGATGATTCCCTTTCTCTGAATGACGGCGACACTGCCGCGGCCGAGAACTACAGCAACGTAACTTCGGTCCAGAATATTCCTACCCTGCCCGCTGGAGACCTGCAACGCCGATTCTCGATCACGACGCCGACGGAGTCGACAGACTGTGCTTCGGCGGTCGCCCCAATTTGTCCGACTCCTGATGCGCACCGCCACCCGGCTCGTGTGCCCGCCAACGTTGCGCGACCTGTGTCGCACGCAGCACCTACGCTCGCGGGCGGTTTGGCGGGAGAACCGGTCACGGAGAGCGACGGCCACATGCAATTCAGGGAGGGGCAGCGCATCCGCCTGCCGGGTGATGGCGACTATCGCGAGGTCGACGGGGCGATCCCGCAGGGCGATGGGTCGTGGACCCTCTTCGTCAGCGGCCCTGCCGGCCTGCAGAAGGTTGAGCTAAGCGCAACCAAAGCTGCTGCCGTCGACGTCCTCGACACTGATGGCAAGGCCGACTCGGCGATGGTGCTGGCTGGGCTGTGGGCAGAGTGGATGCGCCGGGCCGCGGCAACGTCCCGAGGGTCGGCGCTGGCGACTGTGCCGCTGCAGCCGTATCCGCATCAGGTGGCCGCCGTGTATGAGGCGATGCTGCCGCAGGTGGGTCTGCGGTTCCTGCTGGCCGACGAGCCGGGCACCGGCAAGACGATCATGGCCGGCCTGTGGCTGCGAGAGGCTCAGCGCCTCGGATTCGTCAATCGGGCGATCATCGTGTCCCCCGCTCACCTCGTCACGAAGTGGCAGGCCGACTTCGAGCGGTTCTTCGGTGGCGGCCTTCGCCGCATCACCGCCGGGACAGTCCGCGAGGAAGCGCTCGCCACCACCCACAACACGTGGATCGTGTCGCTCGAACTGACAGCGGTGAATCAGGCGGTCTACGAGGCCATCCATCCCGACCGGGCCGGATTCGACACCGTGGTCTTCGACGAGGCTCACCGCCTGACACCCACCGCGGTCCAGTACCACCGCGTCGGCAGGATGCTCGCCCACAACACGAAGCGAGCGCTGCTCATGACCGCCACACCTCACCGGGGCAGTGAGCGGCTCTTCCGGTCACTCATGCATCTCGTAGATCCCGAGGTGTTCCCCGAGCCCGGCGAGGCCGACAGCGACGCTTCGCATCAACTGCGGCCAGGGCGGCTGCACTTCCTCCGGCGCATGAAGGAAGAGATCGTGGACCTCGACGGCGCCACGAAGCTGTTCAAACCCCGGGAGGCCCGGAACGTCGCCGTACCCCTGAACGCCACCGAGCGGGCGTTCTACGACGAGGCCCTCGATCTTGTGGATCGGTTCTTCCCGCCGGTCGCCACGACGCTGGCAAGGATGGTCTACGGCAAGAGAGCGTCCTCGTCGCTATACGCGCTGGCCGAAACGCTCCGTCGGCGACGGGACAACATGGGCGGCGAGAACCCAGCGGACGCCGCCCACCGGATCGACCCTGAGGACGAGGATGAGGCCGCCCAGGACGAGGCCCGCGTCGTAGCTGAGGCGTCAAGGTCGGCCCGGGAGGAGAAGAAGACCATCGGCGAGATGCTCGCTCGCCTCGACCGGATCCTCAACAACCCGGATGCCGCAGTCTCGAAGTGGCCCAGGCTGATCGAGGAGTGCCTGGCGCCGAACGGCATCACTCTTGGCGCGGCCCAACAGCTGGTGGTCTTTACAGAGTACGCCGACACCGCGGACTGGCTCCTGGCGAGGTTCCACAGAGCCGGCTTCAGCGCCAAGCGGTACTCGGGCCGCGACACGCACGCCGAGCGCGACACGATCCGGGCGGAATTCGCGGCGGGTGAATTCCAGGTGATTGTCTCCACCGACGCGGGCAATGAGGGCATCGACCTGCAAACGGCGGCGGTACTCGTCAACTGGGACATCCCGTGGTCGCTGGTGCGCCTCGAGCAGCGCATGGGGCGCATCCACCGGATCGGCCAGCGCGAGAAGGTGTGGCTCTACAACCTGGTGGCGACCGACACACGCGAGGGCGAGGCGCACGCCCGCCTCCTCGAGAATCTCGTGACGGCCGCAAACGAACTGGACGGCAAGATCTTCGACAGCCTCCGGCTCGTCGCCGAGGCCGCCCTGGCGGAGGCCGGGATCGACAGCCTCGAGAAGCTGCTGCAGCGCACCTTCAAGACCGACGCCGCCACCGATCCAGCGCTACAGGCAATCCGACAGGTGACAGCCGAACGTCTCCGGCAGATCCACGAGGAACAGCGCCGGGCGGAGTCCCATCTCACGACCGCAATTGACACCGAGGCCGCGCTGGCGACTCTCAACGATCAGCGGCTTGATCGAATCAACCCGCATGTCGTGGACCGATTCCTCCGCCGCATCGACGCGGCCGGCTTGGTTGGCGCCGAACAGACCGCCTTGGCTGATGAGGGTTTCTGGTACGTCACCAGCCAGAGTCTCGCTCTGCCGCCGGCCCTTGAACCTGACGAGGATGGCCAGGCGCTGGTGGTCACGAGCGGCGAGGCTCGGAAGAAGGCGCAGGATGCAGGGCACGGGCGGGCCGGTGCCGCCGTTGCCCTGGGTCCCAGCGAGTCGGCGTTTCGAGCGTTGGCCGACACTGTCTCCGAAAGGTGCCGCCCGACGCTGTACCGAGGAGGGCTGCTGCGCGACACCACCTCAATCACCGACTACGACCTCCACGTCTACGCCTCTGAGACCGAGACGGGCGGGCGTCTGACCGATTGGGGCTGCCTCATCCGGCGCGACGAGGTAGGAGCGCGCCCGGTCTCCTGGGAGATGCTCTCCTGCCTGGAACAAGTAGAGGGCACCGCCAACAGACAACACCCGGCATCGGTGGCGGACTCCGGCGTGGCAGCCGGACGGATACTCGAGAAGGATCTCGATCAGCTGAACAACGCGCTCGCCGGCTGGGGTGCCCGAGCGCGCCACCACCTCGAGCGCCTCCCCGACAGCCTCACTCGCGACATCAAAGACGCCGACGAGCGCCGGGCCCGCCGCAAACATCTGCAAGGGGCCGTCAACCTCCGAATTCGCCAACTCGCTGCTTCGACAAGCGCAACGTCGGGTCCACTGCGCCACGTCGGCTGGTGCCATGTCACGGGAGGGGGCATCCCGCCTGAGCCCACAGAGAAGGACAGCGAGGCCGTGTCCATGGCTTTCGTGCGCGACCTGCTCAACATGGACGGCTGGGGTGTGACAGATGTGCACACCGCTGGCGAGGGGTTCGACCTGCTGGCCCGGCGCGGCCATGAGCAGCGGTGCGTCGAAGTCAAGGGTGTCTGGGACAGCGCATCCAGCCGGGGCATCACATTGACCGGTAATGAGATCGTCAAAGCCGGGCTCCTCGCCAACGATTACTGGCTCTATGTCGTCGACGAGTGCCGTCAGGGCGGGAAACTCTTTGCTGCCTATCAGAACCCTGCCGCAGTGTTTGCCGATGCAACTAAGGATGTGACCGTGGTGCGGATCAAGGGTTCGGCTCTCGCGGCCGCGCGTGGGGAAGGTCAAGCCGAATGACTCGCATGATCGAGCGCTGGTTCCCCTGCGCGGAGGTCACGGCCAACTCCAAGTCCGGTTGGGGTTCGGGACGCTCCGAGAAGACGCTTTTCACCTGGTTTGCGGCCCGTCCGCTCGCTCAG
This genomic interval carries:
- a CDS encoding IS481 family transposase, coding for MAQIRQHANARLTVRQRREMVSAMLDEGWPVAAAAERFQVSAKTARKWRDRYVAEGPGGLADRSSRPRSSPTRTPPEVRARVAELRAQRRRGAAWIAHKTGLAPSTVQNILNEAGLGRLDRGDRATAKAQRYVRETPGELIHVDVKKLPGIPPGGGWRHHGRGNAPTPGAKAGYRYLHSALDDHSRLVYSEIHDDERAQTAADFWRRAERWFAAWGVRCERVLTDNGPCYRSRAWHRACRRTGAKPKKTRPYRPQTNGKVERFHRTLLEEWAYIRPWASETERADAYRGFLHYYNCHRTHGALNWNTPASTIGNNLPVLHT
- a CDS encoding pentapeptide repeat-containing protein, which codes for MRNSIRRFRERYLFSAVLVVLAVGSAYWDWHLSVWDWLGHTNGGESNGATLRNFSLIFLPLVAIYLTLRRIKVAEREARTSRDNLRTARDALDLNYKTLSYTEHRDREERRHNQYASASERLSSDSMSARLGAIYELQNLTRHDLDQFHVRTMRMLCAFVRFPPHETDEGSVPRSDPCGQPLHPDVQAAMEVIGSRTDQHTKIESDARYVPDLRRANLVRLELRDSNLSGIDMRGSRFWGADLMHADLSRCELQYTDFSSPWIVRGDDLAEITSRKGSFVERNNAIFSSQTLLIGTKLSNSILLSANLSGCNLQGANLSGANLPEADLTSALLVETDLSHSQLLDANLSKAHLFSTKLVDARFTRVNLSGADLSGSLENESTSKSPPIGLTQDQLDEACADPDNPPKLDESSGLTWNNRPCAN
- a CDS encoding DUF2188 domain-containing protein → MSNRNQRHVTRRPDGDWQVIKPHASRASAVEPTQSAAIDRAREILKNDGGGELVIHGRDNRIRDSDTIPPANDPFPPRDRV
- a CDS encoding helicase-related protein gives rise to the protein MQFREGQRIRLPGDGDYREVDGAIPQGDGSWTLFVSGPAGLQKVELSATKAAAVDVLDTDGKADSAMVLAGLWAEWMRRAAATSRGSALATVPLQPYPHQVAAVYEAMLPQVGLRFLLADEPGTGKTIMAGLWLREAQRLGFVNRAIIVSPAHLVTKWQADFERFFGGGLRRITAGTVREEALATTHNTWIVSLELTAVNQAVYEAIHPDRAGFDTVVFDEAHRLTPTAVQYHRVGRMLAHNTKRALLMTATPHRGSERLFRSLMHLVDPEVFPEPGEADSDASHQLRPGRLHFLRRMKEEIVDLDGATKLFKPREARNVAVPLNATERAFYDEALDLVDRFFPPVATTLARMVYGKRASSSLYALAETLRRRRDNMGGENPADAAHRIDPEDEDEAAQDEARVVAEASRSAREEKKTIGEMLARLDRILNNPDAAVSKWPRLIEECLAPNGITLGAAQQLVVFTEYADTADWLLARFHRAGFSAKRYSGRDTHAERDTIRAEFAAGEFQVIVSTDAGNEGIDLQTAAVLVNWDIPWSLVRLEQRMGRIHRIGQREKVWLYNLVATDTREGEAHARLLENLVTAANELDGKIFDSLRLVAEAALAEAGIDSLEKLLQRTFKTDAATDPALQAIRQVTAERLRQIHEEQRRAESHLTTAIDTEAALATLNDQRLDRINPHVVDRFLRRIDAAGLVGAEQTALADEGFWYVTSQSLALPPALEPDEDGQALVVTSGEARKKAQDAGHGRAGAAVALGPSESAFRALADTVSERCRPTLYRGGLLRDTTSITDYDLHVYASETETGGRLTDWGCLIRRDEVGARPVSWEMLSCLEQVEGTANRQHPASVADSGVAAGRILEKDLDQLNNALAGWGARARHHLERLPDSLTRDIKDADERRARRKHLQGAVNLRIRQLAASTSATSGPLRHVGWCHVTGGGIPPEPTEKDSEAVSMAFVRDLLNMDGWGVTDVHTAGEGFDLLARRGHEQRCVEVKGVWDSASSRGITLTGNEIVKAGLLANDYWLYVVDECRQGGKLFAAYQNPAAVFADATKDVTVVRIKGSALAAARGEGQAE